The nucleotide window TTGAAAACagagttttatttaatttttgttaatcaCTTTGTTCAATAATCTTGATGAAACATCAAGTTTAAATCTTGTCTTACTTcaaacattatttctttttttgacatttctctTGATCAATGtataattcaattgattactTGGCGTctaaattttgatgaaacaccaaaactacattttttttataatcaaatttcttTGTGTGTTTGTTGTAGCTTCCAAAACTTGCGATTTGctttaaatatagtttttcatttattattgttgttaaacAACATTGATGGACTactaaacttttttcaattaaattttaggTCTCGTTTCATTTTAcgtaaaaataacagttttttcgCCCTACTTTTAACGATAAATTTCTTTATGGAAATAATGATTTGCGTTTTATAAATAGTCACATCGGCATTATCTGACcttattatttttgacattgATATATAGGTGCTATCattaaaaacgttttaaaaCGCTTTagtatatcttatatattaaaaatcattctaaacaattttaaaaaaattgtcaacgacctttattttcttattaagaTCACGCTTGACACTTAtagtaatcaaattttgaaataatccgataaaacttgaaaatgcaattatcaataaaattctgACGTAAgcataaattttatatgaattccTTCGTTATCTCTGTAAAGCTAAAAAGACGATATCAAGATTTAAATTCAGTTTGTCAACGTAGCAAAGTCTCTTCATGCTCTTAAGCAGCTCCATTTTCTGATTAGGTTAGGTCATCTTAACTCGCcgataactcaaaaaaaatttatatttttctatgaaacgCGATATGTTTATTCAATCAAAAGGAACTAACGTttaatgtaattaattaatCCAGTTCAAACCGGAAGTTAATCAATCCATTTCCTGATAAACCGATCAGATACGTATGAACTTAaaacagttggtatgggaacaAACGTCCCTACGTCACGGtaccgacaatattcattttctctctcgttcgagacactttatctatactgcgcatgcttgagaatgcgaagaaccgagctggaacctcggaggatagagaaatcgttgtcattctgtcttccttagtcggaacagcaaAAAGATCTGCCCACGTATAAAGGTTATGCCTTGACATTTATCAACGTTTCAACATGCGCAttccaattttcatttcaaaatttttgttttcatcttTATATGCCCTGTATCTCAATTTTTATcgtaatataaacaaaaaaaacatgattATAGTAATTATCGAATGTTcttaaaacaaacattttgaatcaCGAATGTATTTTACGCTTTTTGCATGGGAATCTTTTTATCTGCGTTACGGTCACCACCGACTCATGTCACTGATAATGATTAACCGACATGCAATTCACGAGATAGTCACGTGGTGTGCGATACAACGgagtaaatttatatttgtgaatgtaaacataaattacaatacaatgaaaaagtttattattaaaaatagcctattgtgtatttttaattactaaaaatattgtaCGAAATTCCGATTACGTCTActttgaaaaagtatatttgtaaacatttccgtatatatatatatatattccgtTCAATATCTTGTATTATTGTGCCCTTACAAATCCCTTTATTCATTTTGTTACAGTTTTTTGGTGGTCCCGGCATTGCGTTATCCTCATTACCATTTCTGTAGATTTCCTTCCTTCCCAATTTAGTCATTCAAATAccatatatttcttcaatcttCTCTCCATCTCCAAGCATATTTTTCTCTCGTTGTGAACCTTAGTTGGCATTCGTATTCGTAAAATTTGGCAACCAGGACGCGTGAAAACCCCGGATTTTAGATCCCAGAAACCAATATGATAaagtcaaaattatttaaaaaaaaaatgtttgaaaaaatagttaaagaGTTGATAAACTAATGCGagttcattttaatttttatcccACTGTTGCCGTAGTCACTTTATATATCAAACACCCATAATAAGATTTAATAGGATAAATCTTTCTATTTagatacatttataaaaaaaattaatgttgtgTGATCTTTCTGGGATCCATCTTTCATTCCATCGTGATTGGTTCAGcctttttgaacaaaattgttGCCCAAACATTTCTCAACCCCTTCGGGTGAGCGTAAGAACCATAAATATAGCTCGTTAAATTTGAATCTACGATCGTCTTTGTTAAGCTCGAGCAGATTTCGCATTTTGTACAGGTAATTTTTGGTATCTTCAgcaactttcaaaattttttgaagattaataccaatttttttgtctaatatttcgaatatttttgttactattCACATAGACCTCTAACGTacggaacaccctatatataatCGGGTAGAAGGTTATCTATATCTCATTGTTTTCTTGTGATATCATCAATGTTAGTTAAAAAAaccattcgttaatatttatatttatcatatgTTAAACGTTATCAAATCTACTTTCTATAACTATACTTTTTGATGATTGTACagtaattcatttataaattttctatacttGAAATTTATGTTAAGTCTTACATCTGCACCTGTTGCCCCGCAAAGTCTTGCCAGATAGAAAGCTACGTTGCCAGTTTCATTACTttatatacacacacacacCTTGTATGAGCCCCGTGTACTTAcgattcaatataaaattaatacgAAGACTTtccttttaattaaaatgttacgTTAATTTTGAGACACTTTGTATAAAATATCTATACATATTTACTAGCAATCTTGAGAAGTTAATTACGTTTATTGATTTAAGTATTTGAATTCGGTGTCCTTATATTAGACAACCAGTTTTACAGAACGtgtattataatgaaatacaGTCTCTAGCAATACAATACACAGACGTATCAAGGTCACGCAATATTCAAATAGTATAACAgtctatatttattttgtattggtGAGAGTTTGTCTATCTGTCAAAATGTGTTTGTAGTTGTTCatgtattttgaaatgtttaattaaTCCTAATAATGCTCTTAATATTTGAAACCGCATAAAGTTCacgaaaaaaaatgattattttattggaGCAGTGTATATTTGACCTACTCAACCTCAATTTAACAGAATTTTGATTGTCATATACGTCATTTCTATtgcaaattttatcaaaattctgCTTCGAAGTTTCTACATTTCAGAAGTTATCACAAAATTGTTGTAGTTTAATGaatttgacattattttttttatataatagcACAATTTCTTCAGTAGCGGTGACTTTTTACATCAAAACGTTTTATACATCTTTCAATAATCAAGTATGAGTAGTCCAAAACCTTCCATTGCAACTTGCCGTTCATCTACAAGTTCCACAACTTCTTGTAAATCACTTGGTTggagatttttaaataaagaaaccTTTGGACCTCCAggtataaatttagaaattagtAACACtcttatttcaattcaatcacTTAAAATTCCTTATTATTTGGTTTAAACCGTTTATTATCCAAATTCGTTACACATAATCAAAAAATGTAAACGAAAGTTATTGCATAATATGCTAACAAAATAGCTGGTATACGGCGCATGCGTTCTTGTTTTATAAACGCGCCAATTTCATTATTACATTTTCTATTTGttgttaattgtatttttttattaaagttgaTTTGAAATAGGATAATGCATTGAAAAAAACAGATATTGTAATTTGATGAGATACCGTTTGTTGTTCATAATTGCGATTAACAAATACAATCATTGGTAGGTATAATTTGTGTTTCTTACTACATACCTAATTTTGAATTCTGTTGCTACGCAGCGATAAACTCGTCGCTCCTTCTCGTGGAAAAACCCTATTTATATCCTAATTATGACTGTCGTTTAAAAACTAAAGAATTTAGTTGATTCGCATAAAACAACTGTTCTTGAATCGAGGTGGAATAGTTATTTGATACAaggtatttcatttttttacaccACTATTTTTTCTCGCTAAATATTCTTCGTATATAGAattcgttttgtttttaaatccaATTTAACTTTGAccatttataaatgtataaataggAACAATGTTATATGATCAGTTCCAAATATCAAGGTATTTCCCACCTCATCTGATTATGATgctgtataataaatatgaaagttCTTGTTGTCGAGTTAAGGTACATTAAAACGTTCCTATCAATAATCGAATCAAACTCATaatagtttaattatttaataatctcaaatacttgaaataaaaagtcAAAGTCTCCTTTTCCAATCATTCTGCAAACAATTATTTTGTGGGTTATTTTAGGAGTGACGTAAGACAAGTTATTTTATGTGAAAAGTTTCGATTTATTTTAGTGAAATAATGCCGTTTAACGAACGTAGTAAACGTGGAATGACTAGAGCTTTTTCTATACACATAGGTATGATTTTAATATAAGTATCAAATGAAATAATCCATTTAAGGTTAAATACTTGCTTGTATGAAATATGCGCGCGCATTTCATTTCGTATATACCAggtttgtttaaaatataattgtttgtGTTTAACGAAAAGTGTTACTGCGAAATAGAATTTTATGAACGTTTCTTTTCAGGAGAAAGAGCTAATTATGTCAACAGTCCTCACGTCATCGCAATGGTGGGACTCCCTGCTCGCGGTAAAACttacatttcaaaaaagttatCCAGGTATTTAAATTGGATAGGTATAAATACGAGGGTTTTCAATTTGGGCGAATACAGAAGACACGCTACGTCGGCTTACAAAAACCACGATTTCTTCAGAGCCGATAATCAAGAAGCTATGGCGATAAGAACACAGTGTGCTCTGGAAGCACTGCACGACGTCAGTCAATGGTTGGAGGATGGAGGAGAAGTAGCCGTGTTTGATGCTACAAATTCGACTCTCGATCGGAGGAAACTCATACACGACGTCGTAGTCACTAAGATGGGATTCAAATTATTCTTCGTGGAATCTGTAAGTCTTTAATATGAGCTTATTATTGAGTATACGTCATTCTTGATGACGTGTATCAATGACGTATTGTAATTTTAGCGTAAAAACCATGTTTTAAagttaataataagaaaagtgttcataaaatacaaattttaacaaaaattagaataaaactatttaatttATCAAGGCGTGGACCATctgtgaataaattaattacattcATCAACTTTAAgttgatataacaaaaaaaatatttgtgtatCAATCATTGTTATACATTTCCTCAGTCTCTTCTTTCACAATATGACAATGTTGTTCAGACATGACATTTCTAGATAAGAAATTCATCATGTAAAGTTGATTGAAACATTGTTGAAATCGCGTGTTATTAAGACAAttcacaataatattaattgagcaatgaattttcaaaatcagctgataaaaaatggccgccgtggggtaaacaaatgctttttttcttttctgtgGGGGTTGTGAAGttctttgtttaattttaaactttattattcCCAGTTTTATTGCGAAATgactttatttttatagagGTGCGAAATTTACTCCCTGAAAACTGGGTTTGTGTGAATCGtctataaaaacagtttatcTGGGGGTAGGTATtaaccatttattatttttctttttgcagATTTGCGATGATCCTGATATCATCGAACAAAACATCATGGAAGTGAAAGTCAGTAGTCCCGATTACGCCAACATGAATAAGGATGCCGTCCTGAGCGATTTTCTTCAAAGAATACAacattatcaagaaaaatatgaacCTCTAGACGAAGTTAGAGAAAAAGACGtatcttttatgaaaatatataatacggGAGAAAAGGTTGTCGTTCATAAACACGAAGGACACGTACAAGCCAGGATCGTTTATTATTTGATGAACATACATATAACACCTAGAACCATTTATCTAACTAGAGTGAGTAGTAATAGTTTGCCAAATAGTTTATGGAAGTTTAttttgtgggattgtggcaatcaaacaccaaagtgttaaaaatatgtaatcCAAGTTTTCAActacttatgtattcattatCAGTGACTGAAAATATGGTCAAAGTACAAtgtaaaaataagtaaaaacgtataaaaatatttagaattgctTACATTAATTAATGTATAACAATGAGTCTAATTAATTGTCAATTAATGTAAGTGATGCTTAATATTGATATActgttatacatatttttacattgtacCTTGACCATATTTTCAGTAACTGATGATGAATTCATAAGTGTTAGAAAACTCtgaatatataaagaaaagaGTACAATTTTGGTTGttgggaaaaaattttaattcttcttaATTTTTGCCGTTGTTTAACCCTAGtattgttttttcaatgaaatggcaCTGTAGAACATTCTATAATACAAATTTcgtttattcaataaaaaattattcaactttgaCCGTGTATAGGTGAACGCCAGTGTCAGAAGTTCTTTGATTTTGTTGTGAAAAATTGACAATGTACCTCACCCTGGATGGCAAATTGTTGAAAAAGGCAAGAATATAGGATGTTTAGtagttttagaaaattctaGAATACAAATTTCGCTTAATCATTGATAGATTGCTCTGTTGTAATAATGAAGAGGTTAACGCCAGTGCCAAAAGCAGTTTGCAAGATTTCGTTCCGGAAATTTGAAGATGCACCCCTCCTGGGACGGCTAACTGTTGAAAAAGTCAATAAAATCCTTCAATAAAATCGAAGGAGCTCAACATGTTTCACCTTAGGATAATTTTGTTCCTTTTACATAAGACtgtatatcaaaaaaagtttgataCCAGGGTTTGCACATGAATTGACATTGAAAAGTTTAATGGAGCTTTTCCATTTATCAATCAGCACTAAACGGAGCTTTTTGaggagaaaaaaaatgattgcaGATGATGAGAAGTGGCTCCACAACAGATGGAAAGAATGTGTTGACGTGAAGGAAGGACAATTCTTAACCgtatatatttcttaaaaaaaaatttgttgtatcCACCATATAGTCTTTATCTTATCCTTTGGGCTTCCAGCTTCTGCAGAAATCTGATGTAAGGCTAATTTGGtataaaaagcttttaaaaattatttggtgcagtttttcttggaaaaacttgaaaaattctggaaaaaagTGGCAGAAATTGATCAATAGGAAGGACGATGCTTAACTATACATATCTCtgtaaaatttgagaaaatttgattGGAAAGTTTTGATGTATCgaccatatagccctgatcttATCCTTTGAGATTCCAGTTTCTGCAATAGTCCCTGATGTGAGGCTAATTTGAAACAAAGagcttttaaaaattacatgaTGTCGTTTTTCCTTCAGAAACTCAGAAAATTCTGAAGAAAAGTggcaaaaaaattgatcaatagGAAGGACAATGTTTAACCACAggtatcttttaaaaaatttagataatttgaTTGGAAAGTATTGTTGTAtccaccatatagccctgatcttATCCTTTGAACTTCCAGTTTCTGCGAAAGTCTCTGATGTGAGgctagtttgaaataaaaagttttcatgtaTCAAAATGACAAGTATATCATTTATTATtgcttaaatttttaattaaaaattcgctattaatattgaaaagaacCTTTTTGCCgagcaaatatttttattcattatttatttttagcatGGTGAAAGCGAACAGAACTTAGAGGGTAGAATAGGGGGCGATTCCAGCTTGAGTCCCAGAGGAAAACAATACGCGCATTCTCTAGCTGAATATATTCGCGAACAAAAATTAGATGGCTTAAGAATATGGACTTCGTGGTTAAAGAGAACCATTCAAACAGTATCCGGTCTCCACGTACCGCAAGAAAGATGGAAAGCTCTCAACGAAATAGACGCGGtaagttatttgtttttctaaatctCTCTAGattagtattaattttttctgtttcgttTTAAGGGCGTCTGCGAAGAAATGACTTACGAGGAAATCAAAGAGAAATATCCCGAAGAATTCGCGGCTAGGGATATGAATAAGTTCGCTTATAGATATCCCAGAGGGGAAAGTTACGAGGATCTTGTTGCACGTTTGGAACCAGTAATAATGGAATTGGAAAGACAGGGTAACGTTTTAGTCGTGTCACATCAGGCTGTGCTTCGTTGTCTATTAGCTTATTTCTTAGATAAAACTGCTGGTAAGTAACAAATTAATTAGTTgcgcagtcactacaaaccacgaactcATAAGTTCTTTCCGATTACCTTGGACATATAGTGTTTACACTGGTGAACTATACAGTATCCTTCAAGCTTACATTCATACAGTCAATTAAAACCATATTCACCGACCATCCattagtccaaaacattcacgACGTCTATCAATTGCTTTTGATATAACAATTTCTGTTATCTGGCTTCCATTGCATACTGGAATCACTGGAAACGAATCTACAGATCGCTATGCCAAAGAAGCATCcaagaattttttcttcatcaagaagcaatcaTAAATTAATACACgaaattttttctagaaaatatcaaaagtagcttcacttaaatggctgtcacttttttctgactaatcgaaatgtcatgaaatttgacacatagtctttttAAACGTCATCCGGATTTGACATAAGCAGCGCCATCTAAGtatcagtcacacgacttattgggtgatttatattataaacataattataCGATTTACTGCCaatagaatattattatatcGATAATTTTAGCTTGTAGctttaattaaaaaaagcaGCTTCTCGTTAACatctatcattttttttctactttttcataCTCGTTCAGTATATGTGAGCACTACTGTACCTTCTTGTTACTTGCGATCCTTAGTTGTAGTTGAAACTCCCATatcagttttgaaaataaaacacattCTTCGACAAGCACGCAtcaagaagttagagaagcgttggaatgattataTATTGCTCTTGAAAGAGATAgcattgatgaaaaaaatcgatttttggcaaaaaaatgtgtttttctttgttagtcacacgacttattgagtgatggtttctgtaatgaaaaaatgtttatatattaaattttgtgatttttttaaaatttttagatgaATTGCCTTACCTGAAAGTCCCTCTTCATACTATAATCAAATTAACGCCAGTTGCTTATGGTTGTAGAGTAGAACATATACCTTTGAATATCGAATGTGTCGATACACACAGAGGCAAACCAAACgtaagtttaattattatacCATTTTAAACGCCGTTTATTTATTCATCTATCTACTTTTCAAAGTTCATATTCATGGAAAATCGTCATTTTTCGCTTATAAATTAACGGTATTCTCGCATGTGACTGTTTTTTCAGGAACCAGGCCAAAAACCATCGgttgcaattgaaaaataatcatttttatttaaaagggcggattgttttcaaaaattatatcagttctgatattttttattatctacttGGGATAGGTAAACGAAATTCTGTTGTTGGTAGATCATTTATTCCTAAAGAGTATGTTTGAAAGATTcaaattaatacaataaatagaAATCATTCAAGTTTATTTGGCAAGTATATTTAGAATGAACACCAGCCAGCTTTCCTTTTCTTAAGCTACTCCCTACCTTCAAATCTCACTcacttttaattttatcaaggaTTTTAATATTAGGGTAGAATCCTCAAGTTGTTTCCAAGCCATTTTCTTTCACACACTCGCTCAAATAGAAATCAAACTTGACACTATGATGTATAGTAACAATTGATAATACCATCATTAAAAAGCTTATTGCATTCTCAATATTATCATCATTGTCAAGctgttcaattttcaaaatctttctcTCTTCTAATCTTATGTTTAGTGTTAGTTATAGATTAAGGGTTACATTGAACTGcaactttgaaatttattgtcCTCCTATTATGCTGACCTCAATATTAGATCTTCGCTACCAGAAGTTCCATGTCCAAAGCATTTAATACGTATGCTTGTGTTGGCATTATAAAACTGATATTTCATCCTTTTCTATACGGAACCTACACAGTTCTGCTAGACTTAACCTCATCAGCTATCTCCTAATGGAACTGAGCTTCCTGGTGGGACTGTGTCTTATAAGGAAGCTAGTGAAAAAGTGTAGCATCAATTTTTGCTACTAGAGGTGCTTCCTGACGGGATCCTTTTTGTTCCCTGAACCTTCGGTCAGCAATTTCTGCTAGACCTAACCTCTACAGCTGCTTCCTAATAGGACAGTGTCTATTCTTGTTTCTATTGATATCCAAATACATTCTAGATGTGATATAAAATTCTAGACTTAGATAAACTGGAATTTAATCCTTTTCCTTTTGGAATCTATACTCATCACCTTCTCTAGATCTATCCTGTACACGAGgttaggttattcttctttcctATATACCTTGGCCTTTGTCTGTATTATTACGAAGTTACCAAATATTGTGAGATCTGCAACTTGTATTCATTTGAATcttaaaaatctaaattttaattgtattttcaagtgttataattatttttctattgaaagtttattagataataaataaGATTAGAACTGTTTTTATCTAACACTTTCTAGGAttgtgataattaaaaatatcgagATTTACCTGCACCGTTTAGctttatttcaatcaaaagatATACATAAGGTGTACGGAGACAATAGGTTGTTATTTTAGTTTCAATGGTTTGCGGTGTACTTATTAGCTCTAAATATAGAATAGCCTTGTTAATAATGAGCAGACAAAGTACAAATTACCGCTCTCAAAATACCTTATGTTTAATTATCTATATTAGGTAGAGGTCtttcaatattgttaatatataACTAAATAGTTTATGTTTCTTTCAATGGAATCCAATGGAATTAACCAATAATATTAATCCTTAACAGCAGGGGATTATaacatgtaattttttttatttcgaatttattattCGATAACTTTTAATcagtttaaatttgaaaaattacttcGTACATATTGTGagataaaattttcgaaataagcttcctttcttttatatatacatgGCGACAACGTTATAATTCATTAGATACACTGTGAATTAGTTACGAAGAAATTCTTTCAAATGttattttgtgatatattttgaattgtgtcgaaatttgtgaaaaagacatgcagaatttaaaaaaaaattaaatgaaataaattggcCTGGCTCcctttaacaatttttcttgCTTATGTAATTTTTCGTATCGCTAGCCAGTAGATAATAGCAACTGACTACGTTTACGCTGATGTAGCAACATgacagaaaatattaaaacactattttgtttaaataattatttctgacATGATGTGTATATGTGTACGTTAATATCCTAACAAACATAATTTATCTTGTcaaaagtgaatttttcaatGACTAAGAATACTGTGATATACAATGTGATTAAATGTATTGGAAGGTATTTGGTCTGACACAGCTAtgtcaatattaaatatttgaacttTTAAACTTACAGCTATTTAAATCTCGAGTTTTAGAAGATATTTGTATGTTTCCGCTTCTCAATTTGGGGGGTCacgaattaaaataaaaaaaaagaaaaagtaaaactgTGATCAGAACTTTCTATCTCTGAAAATCAGCAAAtccatataaaaaatgaaacaaatataagGCACTATTTACATGAATCTTAAATGAAAGTAAGATAGTTCAGTAGGATCATAGGCTCACATATGAGCccctgaaaatataaatttattgtttcatttattatttctcttcttatgctgaaaaatttagTCAGCTACtagattttgtttttcatcataATAGATTGAAAGGTCATCGTTAcattaacaaaccatgaaatatcaaaaaaaaaattatgttgtgTTAGTTTTATTACTCTAATAAGTTTTTTTGAGGTATATCTTTGTATTCTTCAATACacacatattttaatttatataaaattggatcttataatgaattttgtattttgttgttGGACCAAAGCCTTACTAAACatctaaatataataataaataataaactgagaaatt belongs to Diorhabda carinulata isolate Delta chromosome X, icDioCari1.1, whole genome shotgun sequence and includes:
- the LOC130900702 gene encoding 6-phosphofructo-2-kinase/fructose-2,6-bisphosphatase isoform X8; this translates as MERFNAMLDERTYRTKRIMSLRIGERANYVNSPHVIAMVGLPARGKTYISKKLSRYLNWIGINTRVFNLGEYRRHATSAYKNHDFFRADNQEAMAIRTQCALEALHDVSQWLEDGGEVAVFDATNSTLDRRKLIHDVVVTKMGFKLFFVESICDDPDIIEQNIMEVKVSSPDYANMNKDAVLSDFLQRIQHYQEKYEPLDEVREKDVSFMKIYNTGEKVVVHKHEGHVQARIVYYLMNIHITPRTIYLTRHGESEQNLEGRIGGDSSLSPRGKQYAHSLAEYIREQKLDGLRIWTSWLKRTIQTVSGLHVPQERWKALNEIDAGVCEEMTYEEIKEKYPEEFAARDMNKFAYRYPRGESYEDLVARLEPVIMELERQGNVLVVSHQAVLRCLLAYFLDKTADELPYLKVPLHTIIKLTPVAYGCRVEHIPLNIECVDTHRGKPNEPGQKPSVAIEK
- the LOC130900702 gene encoding 6-phosphofructo-2-kinase/fructose-2,6-bisphosphatase isoform X2, which codes for MSSGLDVLSGSLRVRNNRIGSCKNYNCKISEVKACPSVMSPETKRLLPPNTETVQTKPFPIRGERANYVNSPHVIAMVGLPARGKTYISKKLSRYLNWIGINTRVFNLGEYRRHATSAYKNHDFFRADNQEAMAIRTQCALEALHDVSQWLEDGGEVAVFDATNSTLDRRKLIHDVVVTKMGFKLFFVESICDDPDIIEQNIMEVKVSSPDYANMNKDAVLSDFLQRIQHYQEKYEPLDEVREKDVSFMKIYNTGEKVVVHKHEGHVQARIVYYLMNIHITPRTIYLTRHGESEQNLEGRIGGDSSLSPRGKQYAHSLAEYIREQKLDGLRIWTSWLKRTIQTVSGLHVPQERWKALNEIDAGVCEEMTYEEIKEKYPEEFAARDMNKFAYRYPRGESYEDLVARLEPVIMELERQGNVLVVSHQAVLRCLLAYFLDKTADELPYLKVPLHTIIKLTPVAYGCRVEHIPLNIECVDTHRGKPNEPGQKPSVAIEK
- the LOC130900702 gene encoding 6-phosphofructo-2-kinase/fructose-2,6-bisphosphatase isoform X4 produces the protein MKVLVVELSEIMPFNERSKRGMTRAFSIHIGERANYVNSPHVIAMVGLPARGKTYISKKLSRYLNWIGINTRVFNLGEYRRHATSAYKNHDFFRADNQEAMAIRTQCALEALHDVSQWLEDGGEVAVFDATNSTLDRRKLIHDVVVTKMGFKLFFVESICDDPDIIEQNIMEVKVSSPDYANMNKDAVLSDFLQRIQHYQEKYEPLDEVREKDVSFMKIYNTGEKVVVHKHEGHVQARIVYYLMNIHITPRTIYLTRHGESEQNLEGRIGGDSSLSPRGKQYAHSLAEYIREQKLDGLRIWTSWLKRTIQTVSGLHVPQERWKALNEIDAGVCEEMTYEEIKEKYPEEFAARDMNKFAYRYPRGESYEDLVARLEPVIMELERQGNVLVVSHQAVLRCLLAYFLDKTADELPYLKVPLHTIIKLTPVAYGCRVEHIPLNIECVDTHRGKPNVPGELEEKFIRKNKQNPST
- the LOC130900702 gene encoding 6-phosphofructo-2-kinase/fructose-2,6-bisphosphatase isoform X3, with protein sequence MSSPKPSIATCRSSTSSTTSCKSLGWRFLNKETFGPPGERANYVNSPHVIAMVGLPARGKTYISKKLSRYLNWIGINTRVFNLGEYRRHATSAYKNHDFFRADNQEAMAIRTQCALEALHDVSQWLEDGGEVAVFDATNSTLDRRKLIHDVVVTKMGFKLFFVESICDDPDIIEQNIMEVKVSSPDYANMNKDAVLSDFLQRIQHYQEKYEPLDEVREKDVSFMKIYNTGEKVVVHKHEGHVQARIVYYLMNIHITPRTIYLTRHGESEQNLEGRIGGDSSLSPRGKQYAHSLAEYIREQKLDGLRIWTSWLKRTIQTVSGLHVPQERWKALNEIDAGVCEEMTYEEIKEKYPEEFAARDMNKFAYRYPRGESYEDLVARLEPVIMELERQGNVLVVSHQAVLRCLLAYFLDKTADELPYLKVPLHTIIKLTPVAYGCRVEHIPLNIECVDTHRGKPNVPGELEEKFIRKNKQNPST
- the LOC130900702 gene encoding 6-phosphofructo-2-kinase/fructose-2,6-bisphosphatase isoform X7, which codes for MKVLVVELSEIMPFNERSKRGMTRAFSIHIGERANYVNSPHVIAMVGLPARGKTYISKKLSRYLNWIGINTRVFNLGEYRRHATSAYKNHDFFRADNQEAMAIRTQCALEALHDVSQWLEDGGEVAVFDATNSTLDRRKLIHDVVVTKMGFKLFFVESICDDPDIIEQNIMEVKVSSPDYANMNKDAVLSDFLQRIQHYQEKYEPLDEVREKDVSFMKIYNTGEKVVVHKHEGHVQARIVYYLMNIHITPRTIYLTRHGESEQNLEGRIGGDSSLSPRGKQYAHSLAEYIREQKLDGLRIWTSWLKRTIQTVSGLHVPQERWKALNEIDAGVCEEMTYEEIKEKYPEEFAARDMNKFAYRYPRGESYEDLVARLEPVIMELERQGNVLVVSHQAVLRCLLAYFLDKTADELPYLKVPLHTIIKLTPVAYGCRVEHIPLNIECVDTHRGKPNEPGQKPSVAIEK
- the LOC130900702 gene encoding 6-phosphofructo-2-kinase/fructose-2,6-bisphosphatase isoform X5 is translated as MSSPKPSIATCRSSTSSTTSCKSLGWRFLNKETFGPPGERANYVNSPHVIAMVGLPARGKTYISKKLSRYLNWIGINTRVFNLGEYRRHATSAYKNHDFFRADNQEAMAIRTQCALEALHDVSQWLEDGGEVAVFDATNSTLDRRKLIHDVVVTKMGFKLFFVESICDDPDIIEQNIMEVKVSSPDYANMNKDAVLSDFLQRIQHYQEKYEPLDEVREKDVSFMKIYNTGEKVVVHKHEGHVQARIVYYLMNIHITPRTIYLTRHGESEQNLEGRIGGDSSLSPRGKQYAHSLAEYIREQKLDGLRIWTSWLKRTIQTVSGLHVPQERWKALNEIDAGVCEEMTYEEIKEKYPEEFAARDMNKFAYRYPRGESYEDLVARLEPVIMELERQGNVLVVSHQAVLRCLLAYFLDKTADELPYLKVPLHTIIKLTPVAYGCRVEHIPLNIECVDTHRGKPNEPGQKPSVAIEK